From a single Maylandia zebra isolate NMK-2024a linkage group LG3, Mzebra_GT3a, whole genome shotgun sequence genomic region:
- the gp1ba gene encoding uncharacterized protein gp1ba: MRHLLLLLILLSCVPMGVAVAGCRSDRDKDHRPRENCTAAGFSDIAVGLEPTTMILLFPSNLFSSLSWSSFQVFPEIYEIDLTGNKVPEVIPTASPILPTLSVLRLGSNRLTSLPDGSFSACPGLTELYLENNAINSLSDHTFSGLTKLEILDLSSNHIKVLPQSMLHPLPAIETLYLEKNKISMMPDEWFSQKEEVPYLYLSANPWSCTCSLGYLRRYLDGYEYNVYVRDGPDIKIDVESVVCDSPQRHKGTPVTSLEESDLCSASGPRGDFYQPTTQYSFYPSTSPPDTAPSTSSPLDSTTFVDLYTMHTTIRRSWHEAITSLIEWSEYSHKETTTETTVGFHDLTTHSTTSTARHLTKTQTTPVETTTTIAVTTTLPTTTMNIVTTTTIEATTASEALTTTTKSSPDEKQEREKSISSRPAGVFCIWLFAGCLVLCVASAACILATLASMAIWYRRVYKPLCLRLARRRGGSEGLMLLTYNRVEGKGVGGEGVMALYRSVLLVHREAGEGMQSEDVGEGGEGDRKQGQLVILKPAGGEATREEEGERNGKEERAVYKKTLYRLLSKEEEIEGWRDVVEECRVSEEDGGQKGYRGIERERSRGGEGVSKKRYSVILREERQDVGGGKEELDWVVGGWEVKRGGAETEEEPRSSWGEWLAHYLPSMPWGVTTPPEAEAAL, encoded by the exons ATGCggcacctcctcctccttctcatcCTCCTGTCCTGTGTTCCCATGGGAGTAGCAGTGGCCGGTTGCCGCAGTGACCGGGACAAGGACCACCGGCCCAGGGAGAACTGCACAGCAGCCGGCTTCAGCGACATCGCAGTGGGGCTTGAACCCACGACAATG ATCCTGTTGTTTCCCAGTAACCTGTTCTCCAGTCTGTCCTGGTCCTCCTTCCAGGTCTTCCCAGAGATCTATGAGATCGACCTCACAGGAAACAAG GTTCCAGAGGTAATCCCGACTGCTAGTCCCATTCTCCCCACACTTAGTGTCCTCAGGCTGGGATCAAACCGTCTGACCTCCCTCCCTGACGGCTCCTTCTCTGCCTGCCCAGGTCTGACTGAACTCTACCTGGAAAACAACGCTATCAACTCTCTGAGTGATCACACCTTTTCTGGACTCACTAAGCTGGAG ATCCTGGACCTGTCATCTAATCACATCAAGGTGCTTCCTCAAAGTATGCTTCACCCCCTCCCAGCCATAGAAACTCTCTACCTGGAGAAAAACAAG ATCAGCATGATGCCCGATGAATGGTTCAGCCAAAAGGAGGAGGTACCTTATCTCTACCTCTCAGCCAATCCCTGGTCATGCACCTGCTCCCTTGGTTATTTGCGCAGGTACCTTGATGGCTATGAATACAACGTCTATGTGCGGGATGGTCCTGATATCAAGATTGATGTAGAAAGCGTG GTGTGTGACTCTCCCCAGCGGCACAAAGGTACACCTGTAACAAGTCTGGAAGAATCCGATCTGTGTTCAGCATCTGGTCCACGAGGAGATTTCTACCAGCCAACTACTCAGTACTCTTTTTATCCATCAACTTCTCCTCCAGACACAGCTCCTTCTACTTCTTCTCCTCTCGATTCCACAACATTTGTAGATTTATACACAATGCACACAACAATCAGAAGGTCCTGGCATGAAGCTATCACCAGCCTTATTGAATGGTCAGAGTATTCACACAAAGAgacaacaacagaaacaacagtTGGGTTTCATGACTTGACCACTCATTCTACTACTTCTACTGCCAGACATTTGACTAAAACTCAAACAACACCTGTTGAAACAACCACAACTATTGCTGTAACTACAACActgccaacaacaacaatgaacaTAGTCACAACCACCACCATTGAGGCTACCACAGCCTCTGAGGCACTCACCACCACCACTAAATCCAGCCCCGATGAAAAACAGGAACGTGAAAAATCTATTTCTTCCAGGCCTGCAGGGGTGTTCTGCATTTGGCTTTTTGCGGGCTGCCTGGTGCTCTGTGTGGCATCAGCTGCATGTATATTGGCAACTTTAGCTAGTATGGCCATCTGGTACAGGAGAGTGTATAAGCCTCTATGTTTGCGGTTAgcgaggagaagaggaggaagtgaAGGACTGATGCTTTTAACATACAACAGGGTGGAAGGGAAGGGAGTGGGAGGTGAAGGAGTAATGGCGCTTTATCGCTCTGTTCTTTTGGTCCACAGAGAGGCAGGAGAAGGTATGCAAAGTGAAGATGTAGGTGAAGGAGGGGAAGGAGACAGGAAACAAGGACAGCTTGTCAttctaaaacctgcaggtggAGAAGCAACAAGGGAGGAAGAAGGAGAAAGAAATGGGAAGGAGGAGCGAGCAGTATATAAGAAGACTTTGTACCGTCTGTTAAGCAAAGAGGAGGAGATAGAGGGATGGAGGGATGTGGTGGAGGAGTGCAGAGTGTCTGAAGAAGATGGAGGTCAAAAAGGATATCGGGGgatagaaagagagaggagcagaggtgGAGAAGGAGTGTCCAAAAAGCGCTACAGTGTGATTCTGAGGGAGGAGAGACAGGATGTGGGGGGCGGTAAAGAAGAGCTGGACTGGGTGGTGGGAGGGTGGGAAGTGAAACGAGGAGGGGCGGAGACAGAAGAAGAGCCAAGGAGCAGCTGGGGGGAGTGGCTGGCACACTATTTACCCAGCATGCCGTGGGGAGTTACCACACCTCCTGAGGCCGAGGCAgccctctga